The window TTCAACTGTTTGGGGCTTCGGTAACGTTGTTAACGGGTATGTTTACTTCGACGGTACCAAAGTTGTATTCAGTTGGATATTAATGTTCCTACTATACTTTGTTCCCTATGCATTAATGGTTGGAGAACTAGGTGCAACCTTTAAAAATGCTAATGGTGGTGTTTCCTCATGGGTTAATGCCACTATGGGTGCCAAGTGGGCTTATTATGCAGGTTGGACATATTGGGCCTGCCACGTAGTATATATTTCAAGTAAAGGTACTGGTGGTTTAAGAGCCATGGCGTGGGGAATCTTTGGCAACACTAAATGGTACGATGGTCTTCCAACTGCTTGGACTCAATTCGCTACTTTAGTAGTCTTCCTCTTTTTCTGCTGGGTTACTACTAAAGGTATTCCAGTACTTAAAAGTTTGGCTACTATCGCTGGATCATCAATGTTTATTATGTCAATTTTATTCATTATTATGATGTTTGCTGCACCAGCAATTAACCCACATGCAGGATATTATTCAATCAATTTTAATTGGAAGAGTTTAATGCCAACATTCAACCTTAAATATTTAACATCTCTTTCAATCTTAGTTTTTGCTGTTGGTGGATGTGAGAAAATATCTCCTTATGTAAACAAGGTTAAAAATCCAACCAAAAACTTTCCAAAAGCAATGATGGCTTTAGCAATTATGGTTATGGTTTCTGCAATTTTAGGAACTTTTGCTATGGCTTTAATGTTTGATCCTAAAGTTGTTAACAGTAATCTAAATGAATATATTTCAAACGGTGCATACATGGCCTTTCAACGTTTAGGAGAATATTACCATGTTGGTGGTTTGTTTATGTATATTTATTCATGGTGTAACGTTATTGGTCAATTCTCTACTTTAGTTATCAGTATTGATGCTCCTTTAAGAATGCTACTAGGTAGTAAAGAAGCCAAAAACTTCATTCCTAAGAAACTTCTTAAGATAAATAAACATGGTGCTTACATCAATGGTATCTGGATGGTTGTAATTCTTTCAGGGGGGTTAATTGCAGCACAAGCTTTATTGCCTGATGCACAAGCGGTTATGGCTCAATTAGTTAAATTAAATTCAACTACAATGCCAATGCGTTATTTATGGGTCTTCGCAGCATATATTGCACTTAGAAAGCAACAAAAGAAGTTTGATACTTCTTACCAAATGACCAAGAATCAAGGACTGGCTTACACAGCTGGAATATGGTGTTTTATTGTTACAGCAGCATGTTGTATTTTAGGAATCTACTCACCAGATCCATTTACCCTATTCCTTAACATCATTACTCCAATTATCTTGATTGTTTTAGGCTTAATTTTGCCAGCAATCAAAAAAAGAGAAGATGGCACTAACCCATTAATGAAGTAACTTCAAATGAGCGATATGATTGTCATATCGCTCATTTTTTCTACATAAAATTAAGTTTGATTAGTTGACATGATTAAAAGTAAGTGATTTAATTAGCACTGTACTTATCAGAGTGCTAATTTTGTTTAGGAGGTAAAATTAATGCTCGTACCTACAGTTATTGAACAAACTGCACGTGGTGAACGTGCTTACGACATTTACTCAAGATTATTAAAAGATAGAATCATTATGCTTAGCGGTGAGATTAACGACCAAATGGCCAACTCAATCATCGCTCAACTTTTATTCTTAGATGCACAAGACAATACTAAAGATATTTCTCTATACATTAACTCTCCAGGTGGTGTTATTACCTCTGGTCTTGCAATTATGGACACAATGAACTTTATTAAGTCAGATGTATCTACAATTGCAATCGGTATGGCTGCTTCAATGGCTTCAATTCTTTTAACTAGCGGAACTAAGGGTAAACGTTTTGCATTACCAAATTCAACAGTTCTTATTCACCAACCTTTAGGTGGTGCACAAGGTCAACAAACAGACATTCAAATTGCAGCTAATGAAATCTTGAAGAGTCGTAAGAAGCTTAACCAAATTCTACATGAAACTACTGGTCAACCTCTTGATAAGATTCTTAAAGATACTGAACGTGATAATTACTTATCTGCAGAAGAAGCTAAAGACTATGGTCTAATTGATGAAATTTTGGTTAACCAAAAGAAAGATTAGTTTAATTTAACAAAAAATAGAGCTCACATCTGTCGTGAGCTCTATTTTTTTTGACTAATTTTCTTCTTTTAGCTGTTGTGCCATTTCACGAATTTTTTGAAAACGGTGGTTAACTCCTGACTTTGAAATTGGACCATCTGGTACTTGAGCTGCAACTTCTTTGAGTGAAAGTTCAGGATGCGTCAGCCTAAAATGTGCTAAGATTGCTAATTTTTCTGGTAAATTTTCTAACCCAACTTTTTTCTCAATTAGTTGAATATCCTCAACCTGCTTAGCTGCTGCATTCGCAGTCTTTTTCAAATTTGCTGTATCGCAATTTACTAATCGATTCACTGAATTACGCATATCTCGCATAATTCTTAAGTCTTCAAATGCTAGCATTGCATTGACGGCACCTACAATATGTAGAAAATCACCAATTTTTTCAGCCTCTTTCAAATATACAATATATCCATTACGTCTTTTCGTAGCTTTTGCATTTAAATAAAAGAAACTATTCATTAACTTTAGTAAATCATTATTATGATTTTCATAAAGAGAATAAATCTCTAAATGATATCGACTCGTTTCAGGATTATTCACACTTCCAGCTGCTAAGAAAGCTCCTCTTAAATAAGACATTGCCCTTTGTTCTGAGGTCATAATCTTCTCAGGAATTCCGGTAATCAAGCCATTATCACTGTCAAATATCTCTAAATCGCTTAAAATTTCATGAACTTGTTTTTGAAGTCTAACTAAATATTGATAATTTTTCTTTAACTTCATTTTCTTAGAAACAATTAACAGTGGCTCGATTCCATAAGCAGTTTTAATTAAAGAAAATATTCTTCTTGCAATAGCTGGATTTTCAGTTGTGATATCTAGACTAAATTGATGATCATGAAGACTAAGTACCCCGTTCATTCGCAAAAAAGCCGCTAGTTCTGCCTTAGCATGTTCTGGATGAACTGGCAGACTAGTAAGTTCTTTTTTTACATCACTTGCGTATGAAACCATTAACTAATCCTGTTCCTTTTTTCTGCGGCAATATGCTTCAAAAGCCAAATTCAAAATTTCATCGGCTACTTTTTTACCATCATGAAAAACTAATCCACTATGCTGATCAATAAAGTCAGCTGTAATTACGCGGCAATCTTGAGCCCGTAATCCAGCGAAATCATTTCTTACCGGTTCAAGATAGGCATCATAATCGGCTGGATTAAACTTACTCATGTCAATTTTAGCCCCATTAACCAAGGCCGTATTAATATAGTGACCACCTAAATGATCATTAATAACTTGAACGTGTTCCGCTGCCGTGAAATGATCTGTTTCACCTTGTTGCGTCATGATATTACAGATATAAATCACTTCAGCCTTAGTTTGTCTCACAGCATCCCCTAAATTAGAAATCATCAAATTAGGTAAAATTGAAGTAAATAAGCTACCTGGCCCTAAAACTACTGCGTCCGCTTGCATAATTGCGGCTAAAACTGGCAAAACTGCTTTCGGCTCATCGTCAGAATCGGTATCAGTTACCCATACACGTTTTATGCGCTTATCCTTTGAAGTGATTTCTGTTTCACCAGCTTCAGTTGTTCCGTCAATAAATTCTGCATTTAAAGTTAAAGGCTCATTTGAAGCAGGGAAAATTCGACCATCAATTCGCATCATTCTTGATAATGATTGAACAGCATCAAAAATATTCCCCTGCATTTCATCCAAAGCAGCAATAATTAAATTTCCAATCGCATGCCCTGCAAAAAATGAGTCAGACGAATTAAAGCGATATTGAAAAATATCTTTTTCTTCCTGTGGTAAGTCAGATAAGGAAACTAACACATTTCTAATGTCGCCTGGTGGCACCACATTAATATAATCTCTAATTGCACCTGATGATCCACCATCGTCTGCCACAGTTACAATAGCTGTTATATCGGCATTTTGTTCTTTTAAAGCATTCAAAATAACAGGTAACCCTGTTCCACCACCAATAACAACAATCTTAGGGCGACGTCCGCGAATGACACGTACAATTTTATTTTCTCCGTACGCCATCTCCCAACAATCTCCTTTATTGTCCAATATAACGACTAATTTCTCGATGGGAAATATCAACAGGATATTTCTTAGCTAAATCAACTGCTAATTGGCGAGCAATTGAAACACTTCGGTGTTGACCACCAGTACATCCAATTGCAATAGTCAATTTTTCTTTTCCTTCCGCAATATATCCCGGAATAGCCGTTTCTAACATGTCTAAAAATTTAGCATAAAACTTTTTAGTTTCTTTCTTGCTCATTACATAATCAAAAACTCGGCGATCTAAACCAGTAAATGGTTTGAGTTGAGGAATGTAGAATGGATTAGGTAAAAATCTAACATCCATTACAATATCGGCATCAATTGGAATACCATACTTAAAGCCGAAACTCATTACTTCAATTGAAAAAGTTCGAGTTTGATTATCTCCAAACTTATCTACTAATTTAGCCTTTAATTCCTTAGTAGTTAAACGGGAGGTATCAATGATTATATTAGAAATATTTTTGGTTCTTGATAAAATAGCTCTTTCTTCTTGAATTCCATCAAGTAGGCGGCCTGTATGAGCTAATGGTGGCAAACGTCTTGTTTCCTTATACCGAGATACTAATACATCATCTGAAGCGTCTAAAAACAAGACAGTCGACTGAACATTTTGACTATCTTCTAAAGACTTAATTTCATCAACCAAATCTTTATAAAAACTTTTTACTCTTAAGTCAACAACAACTGCTGCCTTACTAAAGTCTGAAGAATTGTTAATTAATTCCCAGAAACTTCCCAATAATTCTGGTGGCAAATTGTCTACCACAAAATATCCCATATCTTCTAAAGCTTTGATTGCCACAGTTTTACCTGCACCACTCATACCCGTAACAATTAATAATTGTTTCTTCTGTTCAGCCATAGCTATCCCTCCTTAATCGCTATTATAACATACCGGGTGTTTCATTTTTTGAATAAAAATAAAAAGTCGTTGTCACAAGTAGTTATCAAACTCAGCTACTTCAAAAACGACTTTTTATTTTTATCTATGCATCCATGAAACAAAAATTTCATTGATTCCAAAGACCATTAACCAAAATGCTACCAAGTAAACCAAAGTAATAGCAGCAAGCACTGGGTTAAATAACAAGGCAAAAGCGATGATCAAGCTAATAATGTTCAAAATTAAGCAGAGAACAAAATAACCAGTTGAATATTCCCGCAAGTGCCATGAAAAGATAATTCCAATAATTGAATCGGCTAAGAACCAAATAGCAAATAAAATAGCTAAAGTTAATCCACCAATTTCACGTGAACATAAGAATAAAACTCCGATTACAATATCGACAATTGCTGAAATTAGTGTTACCCAGCTCAAATCAAAAATGTTATGGAATTTTACATATGCGGAAATCCAAATAATTCCTTGTAAAATTGATAAAATACCAAATACAAATACAAATGCTGTTAGACCACGACCTGGGTAGCGTAATAGTAAAAATGATGCAACAACAAACAAAATTCCTGCTATAAATGAGCCCCAATCAAAGCCTTGGTGTCTAGAATTATAAATATCGTTCATTTTTATTTCCTCCCAGATAATATTCTACACTTAATTTACTAAAACACCATTAACTTTATTCCTGATCACCCTTGCTATTCATTAGCTTTTTAGTTAACTTAGTATCTCGCTCAAGAACTGGCTTTAAGTATTGTCCTGTATAACTTTCTTTAACCTCAGCAACTTCTTCTGGAGTACCAGTAGCCACAACTTGACCACCGCCATCTCCACCTTCAGGGCCTAAATCAATTAACCAGTCGGCATTTTTAATAACATCTAAATTATGTTCAATAATTAAAACAGTATTTCCTTCATCAACTAAGCGCTGCAAGACTTCTAATAAACGTTTAATATCATCTGTATGCAATCCCGTTGTTGGTTCATCTAAAATATAAAAATTATTACCCGTGGAAAGCTTTTGTAATTCAGAAGCTAATTTCATTCTCTGCGCTTCTCCACCAGATAAAGTTGTAGCTGACTGCCCAAGTTTTACATAACCCAGACCAACATCAACGATTGTTTGTAGCTTACGATGAATTTTGGGAATATTTTCAAAGAATTTGCAAGCTTCATTAATTGTCATATTCAAAACTTGTGAGATATTTTTTTCACGATAAGTTACCTCAAGAGTTTCCGAATTATATCTTGTACCATGACAAACTTCACAAGGTACATAAACATCAGGTAAAAAATTCATCTCGATTTTAATAATCCCATCGCCGTGACAAGCTTCGCATCTTCCACCCTTAACGTTAAAAGAAAATCTAGCTTTCGTATATCCACGCATTTTTGCTTCATTAGTTTGTGCAAATAAAGCTCGAATATCATCAAATACACTGGTATAAGTTGCAGGATTACTACGTGGTGTTCGGCCAATAGGGCTTTGATCAATATCGATAATTTTTTCGATATTTTTATATCCTTTAATAGACTTGTATTTTCCTGGTTTAGCAGAATTATTATTCAATTTTTGCGCTAGAGCACGTTTCAAAATCAAATTTACAAGAGTTGATTTTCCAGAACCTGAAACGCCGGTCACCACGATAAATTTGCCTAGAGGAAAATCTACTGAAATGTCCTTCAAATTATTTTCAGCAGCACCAGTAACAGTAATTTTCTTACCATTACCCTTTCTTCTTTCTAGCGGTACAGGAACAATTTTTTTACCTGATAAATATTGTCCAGTTAAAGATTTAGGATTCTTCATCACTTCTTCAGGCGTCCCGGCAGCCATTACTTTTCCACCATACGCTCCTGCTCCTGGTCCCATATCAACTAAGTAATCTGCTTGTTTCATAGTCTCATCGTCATGTTCAACTACAATTAAAGAATTACCAAGATCCCTCATCTTTTTAAGAGAAGAAATAAGGCGGTCGTTATCTCGTTGATGAAGACCAATTGATGGCTCATCTAAAATATACATAACGCCAGATAAATTGGAGCCAATTTGGGTGGCTAATCTAATTCTTTGTGCTTCTCCACCTGACAAAGTTCCAGCAGAACGAGATAAAGTTAGATAATCTAAACCAACATTTTTTAAGAAAGTCAATCTATCCCGTACTTCTTTCAAAATTGGTTTTGCTATCATTTTTTCTTGCTCGCTTAATTTTACTGAATTAAAGAATTTAAGCGACTTAGAAATTGACAGATCTGAATCTTCCGCAATATCTTTGCCATTAACTTTTACTGCTAATGCCTTTTCATTTAATCGCTTACCGTGACAAGTTGAACAAGTAAGTTCGGTCATGTACTTACCCATTACATCACGCATAAATTTTGACATTGGGTGATGATAACGGCGACTGATATTATTTAAAATTCCTTCAAATTCTTGAACAGTATCATTTACACCAAAGTCACCTTCAAGATGAAATTTGATTTTCTTTCCCTTAGATCCATTTAAAATCAAATCTTTTTGTCTTTTAGTCAATTTTTTGTATGGCTTGTCTATCGGTATTTTCAAAGCTTTACATGCTTGCTCAAGCATAGCCGTATAATATTTTGAATTAGACCATGGTGCTAAAGCTCCCTCTGCCAAAGTTTTATCCTTATCAGGAATAACTAAATCTTCATCAACTGACAATTTCATTCCCAATCCATCACAATCAGGACAAGCTCCAAAAGGCGCATTAAACGAAAATAAACGTGGTTCCATTTCGCCAACAGTAAAACCACATACAGGACAGGCATAATATTCTGAAAAATTAATACGTTTACCTTTAATCACATCAACATCCATGTAGCCATCTGCTAAACGAAGAGCAGCTTCAACGGAATCAAATAAACGGCTTCGAATATTTTCTTTAACAATTAAACGGTCAACAACAATATCAATACTGTGTCGTTTATTTTTATCTAGGTCAAAATCATCAGTAATTTCATGCATTTCACCGTCTACAATTACACGAACATAACCCGCGCGTTGGATTCGTTTAAAGACTTCCTTATGTTCTCCTCTTTTAGCACGAATAACCGGAGCTAAAATCTGAATTCTACTTCTTTCGGGTAGATCCATTACTCGATCTACCATCTGATCCACGCTTTGCCTCTCAATCAAAGTCCCATCATTTGGACAAATTGGATGACCAACGCGTGCCCACAATAAACGTAAATAGTCATTAATTTCTGTTACAGTTCCAACCGTTGAACGCGGATTATGAGATGTTGTCTTTTGATCAATAGAAATTGCGGGATTTAAGCCATCAATTGAATCAACATCAGCCTTATCCATTTGACCTAAAAACTGTCTAGCATAACTTGACAGTGACTCAACATATCTTCTTCTTCCTTCAGCATATAAAGTATCGAAAGCTAATGAACTTTTTCCAGATCCAGATAAGCCGGTAATAACTACTAATTTATCTTTTGGGATCGATAAATTTATATCTTTTAAATTATGTTCACGCGCTCCATGAATTACGATTTTATCATTTACCATTTAGCTTTCCTCCTCTACTTTTTCTTTTCATGTACCTGCTTTTGTAAATCCATAATTGCATCACGTAAGTTAGCTGCTTCTTCAAAATCTAGTTTCTTCGCAGCTTCTTGCATTTGGGCAGTTAAAGTTTTAATCATAGTTTGCTTTTGTTTCTTAGTTAATTCATCAAAGTTTAGATCAGCAAAACTCTCTTTATTTTCCTTTTCATCACTATCTTTAGTAATTGAAATGACATCCCTGATAGGTTTAACAATAGTCTTAGGTGTAATTCCATGTTCCTTGTTAAACTTCATCTGCAAACTACGTCTTCTTTCTGTAGCATCAATTGCTTCTCGCATCGAATCCGTAATTGAGTCTGCATACATAATCACCTTACCATTTGAGTTTCTGGCAGCACGACCAATCGTTTGAACTAAAGGTCTAGTTGAGCGTAAAAATCCTTCCTTATCTGCATCTAAAATTGCAACTAAAGACACTTCCGGCACATCAATTCCTTCTCGCAAAAGATTAATTCCAATTAAAACGTCAAATTTGCCAAGTCTTAAGTCCCTAATAATCTCTAGACGTTCTAATGTCTTGATATCTGAGTGTAAATAGCGGACTTTAATTCCAAGATCTTTCAAATAATCGGTCAAATCTTCTGCCATTTTTTTAGTTAAAGTTGTCACAAAAACACGTTCATTACGGTCAATTCGCTTATTAATCTCACCAACTAAATCGTCAATTTGTCCTTTAATTGGTCTAACTTCAATCTCTGGATCAAGCAATCCAGTAGGACGAATAATTTGTTCCACTTTATGATCAGTCTGATTCAATTCATAGTCTCCGGGAGTTGCTGAGACATACATTATCTGATTTACATGCTTTTCAAATTCTTCTAATTTTAGTGGTCGATTATCTAGCGCTGAAGGTAATCTAAAACCATAATCAATCAAAGTTTGCTTACGAGCGCTGTCTCCGTTATACATCGCCTTTAATTCTGGCATGGTAGCATGTGATTCATCAATTAAGATTAGAAAATCATCAGGAAAGAAATCAAGTAAAGTATGCGGAGGTTGCCCAGCTTTCCGCCCTTCCATATGCCTAGAATAGTTTTCGATTCCGTTAGTGTAGCCAACTTCACTCATCATTTCCATATCATAGGTGGTTCTTTGCTTAATTCGTTGAGCTTCTAGAAGCTTACCTTCCCCTTCAAATTTTTTGACCTGAATATTCATTTCATCTTTAATTGAAGCCAAAGCCCTTTGCATAATTTGTTCATTAGTAACAAAGTGCGTTGCTGGGAAAATAGAAACTTGTTCACGTTCACCAATTACCTCACCAGTTAAGGAATTCACTTCAACAATCCGATCAATTTCATCGCCAAAAAATTCAACTCTAAACGCATGATCAGAATAACCAGCAGGGAAAATCTCTACCACATCTCCGCGGACTCTAAAACGGCCACGTTGAAAATCAATATCATTGCGATCATATTGAATATTCACTAAATCCCGCAATAATACATCACGGCTAATTTCTTGACCTCCAGAGATAGATACTACACTAGCTGCATATTCTCTAGGATCACCTAAACCATAAATACAAGACACTGACGCAACAACAATTACATCATTTCTTGACATTAAATCACTAGTAGTTTTATGACGTAACTGGTCAATTTCATCATTGATTGATGAATCCTTCTCAATATATGTGTCCGACTGTGGTACATAAGCTTCAGGCTGATAATAATCATAGTAAGATACAAAATAATCAACGGCATTTTTAGGGAAAAACTCTTTAAATTCACCATAAAGCTGTCCAACAAGAGTTTTATTATGCGAAATTACCAAAGTAGGTTTATTTAATTTGGCAATTACATTCGCCATAGTAAAAGTTTTACCAGTTCCTGTAGCACCCTCTAAAATCTGCGCCTTTTCACCTTGTTCAAAACCATCAGTCAACTTTTTAATTGCTTGCTCTTGATCACCTGCTGGTTGAAACTTAGAGACAAGTTCAAATTTCTTGTTTTTTTGTCGTCTAATCATTTTCGATCCTCCGCAAAAAAAGTTGGACTAAAATAGCCCAACTTCTATTAACGTATTTATTTTACTACAGCGAACGTATTTTCGCACTATTTTTGCATTACTTTAATAAATTTGCTAATGCATCTTGATATTCTTCAGCTGCTTTTTCTGCAGTTTCAATATCCTTCTTATTTACACCAACATAAGCCTTAATTACAGGTTCAGTTCCTGATGGACGAAGAGCAACCCAAGTTTCATCATCTAAGAAGTACTTTAAGACATTAGATTTAGGAAATCCAGTTAATGGTGTCTTCTTATCGCCTTCAATGGTTTCTTGAGTTTCAAAGTCTTGGATCTTAACAACTTTGGCACCATTAATTTCAGTTAAGTGTTCTTTACGCAATTTACTCATTAATTCAGCCATCTTCTTTTGGCCACCAATACCTGGCATTTCAATGGCCTTGGTGATTTCGTAAGCTACACCATACTTTTGCCAAATTTCTTGCAAGCCATCAAAAACAGTCATGCCTTTAGATGCATAGTAACTTGCCACTTCTGCAAACATCAATGCACCTTGCATAGCATCTTTGTCTCTGGCAAATGGTTTGAATAAGTAACCGTAACTTTCTTCAAAGCCCATTAAGAATTTACCGTCATTTTCTTTATTCATGCGGTCAACTTCTTCACCAATGTACTTGAATCCAGTTAAGACATGCTTGGTCTTAATCCCAAAGTCATCAGCGATCTTAAATGGAAGTGCACTAGAAACTACTGAAGTTACTAATTCATAATCAGGTGATAAAGTTCCGTTTTCTTTCATGTGAACTAATAAGTAGTATGCCATTAAAGTAGCAATTTGATTACCAGTTAAAACTTGGAAATCACCATCTGATTTTCTAACAGCAGCACCCATTCTATCAGCATCTGGGTCGGTTGCAATAATAACATTTGCATCTACTTCATTAGCTAACTTAAAGCCTGGTTCAAACACATCACGGTATTCAGGATTTGGCTTAATAGTTGTAGGAAATTCAGGATCAATAATTGATTGACTTGGAACTGGAATTACATTATCAAAACCGCCTTGTCTGAATGCGCGATCGTAGAGCATCTTACCAGTACCATGCAATGGAGTATAAATAATCTTTAGCTTATCAGCGTTAGCTTTAACCATTTCAGGATCAACAGTAACATCCTTCAAATGAGCTAAGTAAGCTTCATCCACATCTTCACCAATTAATTGTAATGTACCATTAGCACGTAATTCTTCTACTGGAGCAGCTTTAACACCAAAAATATCATCAACTTTTTGAGCGTAAGCAAACAAACGATCGGCGTTTTCTGGAGCCATTTGAGCACCATCTTCACCATATACCTTGTAGCCGTTATATTGCTTAGCATTATGCGAAGCAGTGATATTAATTCCAGCAAAAGTATTTAAATGACGAACAGCAAATGACAATTCAGGGGTTGGTCTTAAATCATCAAATAAGTAAACATGAATTCCATGTGCACCTAAAATACGAGCAGCATGCTCAGCAAACTCCCTTGAGTGAT of the Lactobacillus gasseri ATCC 33323 = JCM 1131 genome contains:
- a CDS encoding APC family permease, producing MIEEEKKSNAKKMLWPTLAMMAFSTVWGFGNVVNGYVYFDGTKVVFSWILMFLLYFVPYALMVGELGATFKNANGGVSSWVNATMGAKWAYYAGWTYWACHVVYISSKGTGGLRAMAWGIFGNTKWYDGLPTAWTQFATLVVFLFFCWVTTKGIPVLKSLATIAGSSMFIMSILFIIMMFAAPAINPHAGYYSINFNWKSLMPTFNLKYLTSLSILVFAVGGCEKISPYVNKVKNPTKNFPKAMMALAIMVMVSAILGTFAMALMFDPKVVNSNLNEYISNGAYMAFQRLGEYYHVGGLFMYIYSWCNVIGQFSTLVISIDAPLRMLLGSKEAKNFIPKKLLKINKHGAYINGIWMVVILSGGLIAAQALLPDAQAVMAQLVKLNSTTMPMRYLWVFAAYIALRKQQKKFDTSYQMTKNQGLAYTAGIWCFIVTAACCILGIYSPDPFTLFLNIITPIILIVLGLILPAIKKREDGTNPLMK
- the clpP gene encoding ATP-dependent Clp endopeptidase proteolytic subunit ClpP — encoded protein: MLVPTVIEQTARGERAYDIYSRLLKDRIIMLSGEINDQMANSIIAQLLFLDAQDNTKDISLYINSPGGVITSGLAIMDTMNFIKSDVSTIAIGMAASMASILLTSGTKGKRFALPNSTVLIHQPLGGAQGQQTDIQIAANEILKSRKKLNQILHETTGQPLDKILKDTERDNYLSAEEAKDYGLIDEILVNQKKD
- the whiA gene encoding DNA-binding protein WhiA, which codes for MVSYASDVKKELTSLPVHPEHAKAELAAFLRMNGVLSLHDHQFSLDITTENPAIARRIFSLIKTAYGIEPLLIVSKKMKLKKNYQYLVRLQKQVHEILSDLEIFDSDNGLITGIPEKIMTSEQRAMSYLRGAFLAAGSVNNPETSRYHLEIYSLYENHNNDLLKLMNSFFYLNAKATKRRNGYIVYLKEAEKIGDFLHIVGAVNAMLAFEDLRIMRDMRNSVNRLVNCDTANLKKTANAAAKQVEDIQLIEKKVGLENLPEKLAILAHFRLTHPELSLKEVAAQVPDGPISKSGVNHRFQKIREMAQQLKEEN
- a CDS encoding gluconeogenesis factor YvcK family protein is translated as MAYGENKIVRVIRGRRPKIVVIGGGTGLPVILNALKEQNADITAIVTVADDGGSSGAIRDYINVVPPGDIRNVLVSLSDLPQEEKDIFQYRFNSSDSFFAGHAIGNLIIAALDEMQGNIFDAVQSLSRMMRIDGRIFPASNEPLTLNAEFIDGTTEAGETEITSKDKRIKRVWVTDTDSDDEPKAVLPVLAAIMQADAVVLGPGSLFTSILPNLMISNLGDAVRQTKAEVIYICNIMTQQGETDHFTAAEHVQVINDHLGGHYINTALVNGAKIDMSKFNPADYDAYLEPVRNDFAGLRAQDCRVITADFIDQHSGLVFHDGKKVADEILNLAFEAYCRRKKEQD
- the rapZ gene encoding RNase adapter RapZ, with product MAEQKKQLLIVTGMSGAGKTVAIKALEDMGYFVVDNLPPELLGSFWELINNSSDFSKAAVVVDLRVKSFYKDLVDEIKSLEDSQNVQSTVLFLDASDDVLVSRYKETRRLPPLAHTGRLLDGIQEERAILSRTKNISNIIIDTSRLTTKELKAKLVDKFGDNQTRTFSIEVMSFGFKYGIPIDADIVMDVRFLPNPFYIPQLKPFTGLDRRVFDYVMSKKETKKFYAKFLDMLETAIPGYIAEGKEKLTIAIGCTGGQHRSVSIARQLAVDLAKKYPVDISHREISRYIGQ
- a CDS encoding HdeD family acid-resistance protein gives rise to the protein MNDIYNSRHQGFDWGSFIAGILFVVASFLLLRYPGRGLTAFVFVFGILSILQGIIWISAYVKFHNIFDLSWVTLISAIVDIVIGVLFLCSREIGGLTLAILFAIWFLADSIIGIIFSWHLREYSTGYFVLCLILNIISLIIAFALLFNPVLAAITLVYLVAFWLMVFGINEIFVSWMHR
- the uvrA gene encoding excinuclease ABC subunit UvrA, with the protein product MVNDKIVIHGAREHNLKDINLSIPKDKLVVITGLSGSGKSSLAFDTLYAEGRRRYVESLSSYARQFLGQMDKADVDSIDGLNPAISIDQKTTSHNPRSTVGTVTEINDYLRLLWARVGHPICPNDGTLIERQSVDQMVDRVMDLPERSRIQILAPVIRAKRGEHKEVFKRIQRAGYVRVIVDGEMHEITDDFDLDKNKRHSIDIVVDRLIVKENIRSRLFDSVEAALRLADGYMDVDVIKGKRINFSEYYACPVCGFTVGEMEPRLFSFNAPFGACPDCDGLGMKLSVDEDLVIPDKDKTLAEGALAPWSNSKYYTAMLEQACKALKIPIDKPYKKLTKRQKDLILNGSKGKKIKFHLEGDFGVNDTVQEFEGILNNISRRYHHPMSKFMRDVMGKYMTELTCSTCHGKRLNEKALAVKVNGKDIAEDSDLSISKSLKFFNSVKLSEQEKMIAKPILKEVRDRLTFLKNVGLDYLTLSRSAGTLSGGEAQRIRLATQIGSNLSGVMYILDEPSIGLHQRDNDRLISSLKKMRDLGNSLIVVEHDDETMKQADYLVDMGPGAGAYGGKVMAAGTPEEVMKNPKSLTGQYLSGKKIVPVPLERRKGNGKKITVTGAAENNLKDISVDFPLGKFIVVTGVSGSGKSTLVNLILKRALAQKLNNNSAKPGKYKSIKGYKNIEKIIDIDQSPIGRTPRSNPATYTSVFDDIRALFAQTNEAKMRGYTKARFSFNVKGGRCEACHGDGIIKIEMNFLPDVYVPCEVCHGTRYNSETLEVTYREKNISQVLNMTINEACKFFENIPKIHRKLQTIVDVGLGYVKLGQSATTLSGGEAQRMKLASELQKLSTGNNFYILDEPTTGLHTDDIKRLLEVLQRLVDEGNTVLIIEHNLDVIKNADWLIDLGPEGGDGGGQVVATGTPEEVAEVKESYTGQYLKPVLERDTKLTKKLMNSKGDQE